The Prunus persica cultivar Lovell chromosome G7, Prunus_persica_NCBIv2, whole genome shotgun sequence genome has a segment encoding these proteins:
- the LOC18769223 gene encoding uncharacterized protein LOC18769223 isoform X1: protein MEDDDTKQLSIYRAARTIKRRENTLYNALKSIYDDSIFVGEILQVWPDLPLLANLRCGLWYSSKFHSTCYFKSTDGHNNNWSFNTSRLNLHVAQLAGQKGGCFIVDATRRGKRFPDSMSKTIPIWTCVLNRSISNHLNKMRQSAQFNDGEVSTSDEQHCEDTRQTSVDWDCSLHLPLWVSETEKASIEDRLDEWTRQLEASGADIASLASLLKKPLRPLWISQKTVIWLNEVPDHDSWDFTPIILVSASASNDVVQQHSTSSEFSWNYIAGAGDDEESWARGLTPTLFWNHAYEIINAGPVLCNQMVADIVEKDRVYRARRGQIAPQVTVKASKLVENSVHCLQDDSVLPLDISTINIDLNSCDEDCTICWLGSTSLAVGKSQTAAASKVDCILNCDQEPMSASLRHDKVYLHLPMVTSKFDRFSLLNKLPSAVNFAKLNLSKGKTLLICCNNGEDISVCVCLAILTSLFDDGGTFDGGSFFSETCITKLEMRRRLVTICKYVVNARPSRGNLKQVFGFLSGGRAVSEKRLHSQDQLLE, encoded by the exons ATGGAAGACGACGACACGAAGCAGCTGAGCATATACAGGGCGGCGAGGACGATAAAGCGGAGGGAAAACACCCTCTACAACGCCCTTAAATCCATCTACGACGACTCCATCTTTGTCGGCGAAATCTTGCAGGTTTGGCCCGACCTCCCTCTCCTCGCAAACCTACGATGCGGCCTCTGGTACTCTTCCAAGTTCCACTCTACTTGCTACTTCAAATCCACTGACGGCCACAACAATAACTGGTCCTTCAACACCTCTCGCCTCAACCTCCATGTCGCTCAACTTGCAG GACAGAAAGGAGGGTGCTTTATTGTGGATGCAACTCGGAGAGGGAAGAGGTTTCCAGATAGCATGTCGAAGACGATACCCATTTGGACCTGCGTTTTGAACCGATCTATTTCTAACCATTTGAATAAAATGCGTCAATCTGCTCAGTTCAATGATGGG GAGGTAAGTACTTCTGATGAACAACATTGTGAAGATACAAGACAGACCAGTGTTGATTGGGATtgttccttgcatcttcctcTTTGGGTTTCTGAAACAGAGAAAGCTTCGATTGAGGATCGCTTAGACGAATGGACCCGACAGTTGGAAGCCAGTGGAGCTGACATTGCCTCTCTTGCTTCTTTATTGAAAAAGCCGCTACGCCCTCTATGGATATCACAAAAGACTGTCATTTGGTTGAACGAAGTTCCGGACCACGATTCATGGGATTTCACACCAATCATTCTTGTTTCTGCCTCTGCCTCTAATGATGTTGTACAACAACACAGTACAAGTTCAGAATTTAGCTGGAATTACATAGCGGGAGCAGGTGATGATGAAGAAAGCTGGGCTAGGGGTTTAACACCTACCCTCTTCTGGAACCATGCCTATGAAATTATAAATGCAGGACCCGTGTTGTGTAATCAGATGGTAGCTGATATAGTCGAAAAGGATCGAGTGTATCGCGCTCGAAGGGGACAAATTGCCCCTCAGGTCACTGTCAAGGCCTCCAAGTTGGTAGAAAACTCAGTTCATTGTTTGCAGGATGACTCAGTGTTGCCTTTAGATATTTCAACTATAAATATTGATCTAAATTCTTGTGATGAAGATTGCACTATATGTTGGCTGGGTTCAACAAGTCTTGCTGTAGGCAAATCTCAAACTG CTGCAGCATCTAAAGTTGATTGTATATTAAATTGTGATCAAGAGCCCATGTCTGCCTCTCTTCGGCATGATAAAGTATATCTACATCTTCCTATGGTG ACATCAAAGTTTGATCGCTTTTCCTTATTGAATAAACTCCCATCTGCGGTGAACTTTGCAAAGTTAAATCTAAGCAAAGGGAAGACCCTTCTAATTTGTTGCAATAATG GGGAAGATATCAGTGTATGTGTCTGTCTGGCAATCTTGACATCTTTATTTGATGATGGAG GAACCTTCGATGGTGGAAGTTTCTTTAGTGAGACATGCATTACTAAATTGGAAATGCGGAGGAGACTCGTAACCATCTGTAAATATGTAGTAAATGCAAGGCCATCAAGAGGGAATCTGAAGCAGGTTTTCGGTTTTCTTAGTGGTGGAAGAGCTGTTTCGGAGAAGAGGCTTCACTCGCAAGATCAGTTGCTcgaataa
- the LOC18769223 gene encoding uncharacterized protein LOC18769223 isoform X2 encodes MSLNLQKGGCFIVDATRRGKRFPDSMSKTIPIWTCVLNRSISNHLNKMRQSAQFNDGEVSTSDEQHCEDTRQTSVDWDCSLHLPLWVSETEKASIEDRLDEWTRQLEASGADIASLASLLKKPLRPLWISQKTVIWLNEVPDHDSWDFTPIILVSASASNDVVQQHSTSSEFSWNYIAGAGDDEESWARGLTPTLFWNHAYEIINAGPVLCNQMVADIVEKDRVYRARRGQIAPQVTVKASKLVENSVHCLQDDSVLPLDISTINIDLNSCDEDCTICWLGSTSLAVGKSQTAAASKVDCILNCDQEPMSASLRHDKVYLHLPMVTSKFDRFSLLNKLPSAVNFAKLNLSKGKTLLICCNNGEDISVCVCLAILTSLFDDGGTFDGGSFFSETCITKLEMRRRLVTICKYVVNARPSRGNLKQVFGFLSGGRAVSEKRLHSQDQLLE; translated from the exons ATGTCGCTCAACTTGCAG AAAGGAGGGTGCTTTATTGTGGATGCAACTCGGAGAGGGAAGAGGTTTCCAGATAGCATGTCGAAGACGATACCCATTTGGACCTGCGTTTTGAACCGATCTATTTCTAACCATTTGAATAAAATGCGTCAATCTGCTCAGTTCAATGATGGG GAGGTAAGTACTTCTGATGAACAACATTGTGAAGATACAAGACAGACCAGTGTTGATTGGGATtgttccttgcatcttcctcTTTGGGTTTCTGAAACAGAGAAAGCTTCGATTGAGGATCGCTTAGACGAATGGACCCGACAGTTGGAAGCCAGTGGAGCTGACATTGCCTCTCTTGCTTCTTTATTGAAAAAGCCGCTACGCCCTCTATGGATATCACAAAAGACTGTCATTTGGTTGAACGAAGTTCCGGACCACGATTCATGGGATTTCACACCAATCATTCTTGTTTCTGCCTCTGCCTCTAATGATGTTGTACAACAACACAGTACAAGTTCAGAATTTAGCTGGAATTACATAGCGGGAGCAGGTGATGATGAAGAAAGCTGGGCTAGGGGTTTAACACCTACCCTCTTCTGGAACCATGCCTATGAAATTATAAATGCAGGACCCGTGTTGTGTAATCAGATGGTAGCTGATATAGTCGAAAAGGATCGAGTGTATCGCGCTCGAAGGGGACAAATTGCCCCTCAGGTCACTGTCAAGGCCTCCAAGTTGGTAGAAAACTCAGTTCATTGTTTGCAGGATGACTCAGTGTTGCCTTTAGATATTTCAACTATAAATATTGATCTAAATTCTTGTGATGAAGATTGCACTATATGTTGGCTGGGTTCAACAAGTCTTGCTGTAGGCAAATCTCAAACTG CTGCAGCATCTAAAGTTGATTGTATATTAAATTGTGATCAAGAGCCCATGTCTGCCTCTCTTCGGCATGATAAAGTATATCTACATCTTCCTATGGTG ACATCAAAGTTTGATCGCTTTTCCTTATTGAATAAACTCCCATCTGCGGTGAACTTTGCAAAGTTAAATCTAAGCAAAGGGAAGACCCTTCTAATTTGTTGCAATAATG GGGAAGATATCAGTGTATGTGTCTGTCTGGCAATCTTGACATCTTTATTTGATGATGGAG GAACCTTCGATGGTGGAAGTTTCTTTAGTGAGACATGCATTACTAAATTGGAAATGCGGAGGAGACTCGTAACCATCTGTAAATATGTAGTAAATGCAAGGCCATCAAGAGGGAATCTGAAGCAGGTTTTCGGTTTTCTTAGTGGTGGAAGAGCTGTTTCGGAGAAGAGGCTTCACTCGCAAGATCAGTTGCTcgaataa
- the LOC18769804 gene encoding senescence/dehydration-associated protein At4g35985, chloroplastic, with product MGCFSSRSSTSKTSSPIEPPPYQIQNQHQNAAQQYQEPQNLQQQVLLQIPGCRVHLMDEGESIELANGEFILENILDENISLATIIKVGDELQWPLTKDEPVVKLDALHYLFSLPMHGGDPLSYGVTFPEQYESNLGFLDSFLREHSCFSGLSTSTKTNKGVDWKEYAPRMDDYNNVLAKAIAGGTGQIVKGIFMCSNGYTNQLQKGGEVTLARPVEEKSYVKEQGSNSSKNSGAKKKSEINKSLKRVRKLSKMTSKLSKSMLDGVGIATGSVMRPVVKSQAGKAFFAMVPGQVLLASLDAVNKILDAAEVAEKQALSATSGAATRMVSNRFGESAGEATEDVFATAGHCANTAWNIFKIRKAINPASSVSTGVLKNAAKSSSRSS from the exons ATGGGTTGCTTCAGTTCTCGCAGTTCCACATCCAAAACCTCATCTCCCATAGAACCACCACcctatcaaattcaaaatcaacaTCAAAATGCTGCTCAGCAATACCAAGaaccccaaaatctccaaCAACAAGTCCTCCTGCAAATCCCAGGATGTAGAGTTCACCTCATGGATGAAGGAGAAAGTATAGAACTTGCAAACGGTGAGTTCATCCTTGAGAACATCTTGGACGAGAATATTTCTCTGGCCACCATAATCAAAGTTGGTGATGAACTTCAGTGGCCCCTGACAAAAGATGAGCCTGTTGTAAAGCTTGATGCTTTGCACTATCTCTTCTCTTTGCCCATGCATGGTGGTGATCCTCTGAGCTATGGTGTCACTTTTCCAGAGCAGTATGAAAGCAATTTGGGCTTTCTGGATTCGTTTTTGAGAGAGCACTCTTGCTTTAGTGGCTTGAGCACATCCACCAAAACTAACAAAGGTGTTGATTGGAAGGAGTATGCTCCAAGAATGGATGACTACAATAATGTGTTGGCAAAAGCAATTGCAGGAGGGACTGGCCAGATTGTCAAGGGGATCTTCATGTGTAGCAATGGTTACACCAATCAG CTTCAAAAAGGAGGGGAAGTGACATTGGCTCGTCCTGTTGAGGAGAAAAGTTATGTCAAGGAACAAGGAAGTAATAGCAGCAAAAATTCTGGTGCCAAAAAGAAGAGCGAAATCAACAAGAGCTTGAAACG TGTGAGAAAGTTGTCAAAGATGACTTCAAAGCTCAGCAAATCTATGCTTGATGGGGTTGGCATTGCGACCGGATCAGTGATGAGACCTGTGGTTAAATCCCAGGCAGGGAAGGCATTCTTTGCCATGGTTCCAGGACAGGTCCTCTTGGCTTCCCTTGATGCCGTCA ATAAGATTTTGGATGCAGCTGAAGTTGCAGAGAAGCAAGCTCTTTCTGCTACCTCTGGTGCTGCTACTAGAATGGTCAGCAACAG GTTCGGGGAAAGTGCAGGGGAGGCAACTGAGGATGTGTTTGCAACAGCAGGGCATTGTGCAAACACTGCTTGGAACATCTTCAAAATAAGAAAGGCCATCAATCCAGCATCATCTGTCTCTACTGGAGTATTGAAGAATGCTGCCAAAAGCAGCAGCAGAAGTTCTTAA
- the LOC18770656 gene encoding putative ABC transporter B family member 8: MSKMESPEKNEILAVKEKGSDERSSHGSKGRNSVVKIFRYADWVDVVLMVLGTVGAVGDGMSTNCLLVFVSRLMNNLGYGQSQQNNNHGIHWMHEVEKCSLDFVYLGLAVMLVAFLEGYCWSKTSERQVLKIRYKYLKAVLRQEVGFFDSQEATTSEVINTISKDTSLIQEVLSEKVPTFVMHSSVFVSGLAFSTYLSWRLALVAFPTLLLLIIPGMIYGKYLMYLSKKSYKEYGKANSIVEQALSSIKTVYAFTAERRIVERYSAILERTSRLGMKQGIAKGLAVGSTGLSFAIWGFLAWYGSHLVMYKGESGGRIYAAGISFVLSGLSLGMALPDLRYFTEAAVAATRIFDRIDRRPLIDGEDTQGLVLDNIRGELEFIGVKFTYPSRPDSMVLGDFNLKVEAGKTIALVGASGSGKSTAIALVQRFYDADDGVVRIDGVDIRTLQLKWIRSKMGLVSQEHALFGTSIKENIMFGKLDASMDEVTAAAMAANAHNFIRQLPQGYETKIGERGALLSGGQKQRIAIARAIIKNPVILLLDEATSALDSESETLVQNALDQASMGRTTLVVAHKLSTVRNADLIAVVSGGCIIEIGSHNQLINCQNGHYAKLAKLQRQFSCDNVDQERISVSSVTRSSAGRLSTARSSPASTFAKSPLPLETSQPLSHPPTSFYRLLSLNSPEWKQGLIGSLSAIAFGSVQPVYALTIGGMISAFFVQSHEEMRARIRTYSLIFSALSVISITLNLLQHYNFAYMGEQLTKRIRLQMLQKILTFETAWFDEEQNSSGALCSRLSNEASMVKSLVADRVSLLVQTTSAVTIAMIMGLVVAWKLALVMIAVQPLAILCFYTKKVLLSSLSANFIKAQNHSTQIAVEAVYNHRIVTSFGSVGKVLELFDEAQEAPRKEARKKSWLAGLGMGSAQCLTFMSWALDFWYGGTLVEKGQISAGDVFKTFFILVSTGKVIAEAGSMTSDLAKGSTAVASVFEILDRHSLIPGSRNVGDEDGSSGNGIKLEKVTGSIELKKVDFAYPSRPETLVLRQFSLEVKPGTSIGLVGKSGCGKSTVVGLIQRFYDAESGSVKVDGVDIRELDVQWYRRHTALVSQEPVIYSGTIRDNIMFGKLDAPEDEVVKAARAANAHEFISSLKDGYNTECGERGVQLSGGQKQRIAIARAILRNPTILLLDEATSALDVQSEHLVQEALDRIMVGRTTVVIAHRLNTIKNLEMIAFVADGKVVEKGTYAQLKHKRGAFFNLATCQT; this comes from the exons ATGAGCAAAATGGAATCTCCTGAGAAGAATGAGATATTGGCAGTGAAGGAGAAAGGATCAGATGAACGCAGCAGCCATGGAAGTAAAGGAAGAAATTCTGTGGtgaagattttcagatatgcTGATTGGGTGGATGTGGTGCTGATGGTTTTGGGGACAGTTGGAGCAGTAGGAGATGGGATGTCGACAAATTGCTTGCTGGTGTTCGTTAGCCGTCTTATGAATAACTTGGGATATGGTCAGAGCCAACAGAACAATAATCATGGGATCCATTGGATGCACGAGGTTGAAAAG TGCAGCTTAGACTTTGTCTACTTGGGATTAGCAGTAATGCTGGTGGCTTTTTTGG AAGGTTATTGTTGGAGCAAAACTAGTGAGAGGCAGGTGCTGAAGATTCGTTACAAGTACTTGAAAGCAGTTTTGAGACAAGAAGTTGGGTTTTTCGATTCCCAAGAAGCCACTACTTCGGAGGTCATCAATACCATATCAAAAGATACTTCTCTCATACAAGAAGTTCTAAGTGAAAAG GTGCCAACATTTGTTATGCACTCATCAGTGTTCGTCTCGGGGCTGGCCTTCTCCACATACTTGTCATGGAGACTGGCCTTGGTAGCATTTCCAACACTACTTCTCCTAATAATACCAGGAATGATCTATGGGAAATACCTCATGTACTTGTCgaaaaaatcatacaaagaGTATGGGAAAGCAAACAGCATAGTAGAGCAAGCTCTAAGCTCCATAAAAACTGTTTATGCATTCACTGCCGAGAGGAGAATTGTGGAAAGATATTCAGCAATATTGGAGAGAACAAGTAGGCTGGGGATGAAGCAAGGCATAGCAAAAGGTCTGGCAGTGGGAAGCACAGGGCTGTCTTTTGCGATATGGGGGTTTCTGGCATGGTATGGAAGCCATTTGGTGATGTATAAAGGTGAAAGCGGTGGGAGGATTTATGCGGCTGGGATCTCTTTCGTATTGAGTGGACT ATCCCTGGGAATGGCACTTCCGGATTTGAGGTACTTCACAGAAGCTGCGGTTGCTGCTACACGAATATTCGACCGGATAGACCGTAGGCCCTTGATCGACGGTGAAGACACCCAAGGACTTGTCTTAGACAACATTAGAGGCGAACTAGAATTCATTGGTGTCAAGTTCACATACCCTTCTCGTCCAGATTCCATGGTCCTCGGAGATTTCAATCTGAAGGTTGAAGCAGGGAAGACCATTGCTCTTGTTGGTGCGAGTGGAAGTGGCAAGTCCACAGCAATTGCATTGGTGCAACGTTTTTATGATGCGGATGATGGGGTTGTTCGGATCGACGGTGTCGATATAAGGACACTTCAGCTGAAATGGATTAGATCAAAAATGGGACTTGTTAGTCAAGAACATGCCTTGTTTGGGACTTCAATTAAGGAGAACATTATGTTTGGTAAGCTTGATGCCAGTATGGATGAAGTCACAGCTGCAGCTATGGCTGCCAATGCTCATAATTTCATAAGGCAACTTCCACAAGGGTATGAGACCAAG ATTGGAGAGAGAGGAGCACTTTTGTCTGGTGGACAAAAGCAGCGGATAGCTATTGCCAGAGCAATTATCAAGAACCCTGTAATTCTACTACTTGATGAAGCAACAAGCGCTCTTGACTCTGAATCTGAGACTCTGGTCCAAAATGCTCTTGATCAAGCCTCCATGGGGAGAACCACCTTg GTTGTTGCCCACAAGCTTTCAACTGTTCGAAATGCAGACCTAATTGCGGTGGTCAGTGGCGGTTGCATCATCGAAATAGGCTCACACAACCAACTCATCAACTGCCAAAACGGTCACTATGCAAAACTAGCAAAGCTACAGAGACAATTCAGCTGTGACAATGTTGACCAAGAACGAATTTCAGTGTCTTCGGTCACAAGAAGCAGTGCTGGCAGGCTAAGCACAGCAAGATCAAGCCCTGCATCAACGTTTGCAAAATCACCGCTTCCCCTCGAGACCTCACAGCCTTTGTCACACCCTCCAACTTCCTTCTACCGCCTTCTGTCTTTGAATTCCCCTGAATGGAAGCAAGGCCTAATTGGAAGCCTCTCTGCCATAGCATTCGGGTCAGTCCAACCTGTCTATGCCTTAACCATAGGTGGCATGATATCAGCCTTCTTTGTGCAAAGCCACGAGGAAATGCGTGCTCGAATTCGTACATATTCCTTGATTTTCTCTGCACTTTCTGTAATCTCCATCACCTTGAATCTCTTGCAACACTACAACTTTGCTTACATGGGTGAGCAGCTCACAAAAAGAATCCGGTTGCAAATGCTTCAGAAGATCTTGACCTTTGAAACAGCTTGGTTTGATGAGGAGCAGAATTCAAGTGGGGCATTGTGTTCAAGATTGAGCAATGAGGCTTCCATGGTTAAGTCCCTTGTGGCAGACAGGGTGTCCTTATTAGTCCAAACCACTTCAGCTGTCACAATTGCCATGATCATGGGGCTAGTTGTGGCTTGGAAGCTAGCACTCGTTATGATCGCGGTCCAACCACTCGCAATCCTATGCTTCTACACAAAGAAAGTTTTGCTGTCTAGCCTATCAGCCAACTTTATCAAAGCACAAAACCATAGCACTCAAATTGCAGTTGAAGCAGTGTACAATCATAGAATTGTGACTTCATTTGGAAGTGTGGGAAAAGTACTTGAATTATTCGATGAGGCTCAGGAAGCGCCGAGGAAAGAGGCAAGGAAGAAGTCATGGCTAGCTGGGCTTGGGATGGGGTCAGCCCAGTGTCTAACATTTATGTCATGGGCACTGGACTTCTGGTATGGTGGTACACTAGTAGAAAAGGGGCAAATATCAGCTGGGGATGTGTTCAaaacatttttcatattgGTGAGCACTGGTAAGGTTATAGCTGAAGCTGGGAGTATGACTTCTGATTTAGCCAAGGGTTCAACAGCAGTTGCATCTGTGTTTGAGATTCTCGACCGCCACTCACTAATTCCAGGCTCTCGTAAT gTGGGGGATGAAGATGGTTCTAGTGGGAATGGGATAAAGTTAGAGAAAGTAACTGGGAGCATAGAACTGAAGAAGGTTGATTTTGCATACCCAAGTAGGCCAGAGACATTGGTGTTGCGCCAATTTAGCTTGGAGGTGAAGCCAGGCACAAGCATTGGACTTGTTGGGAAAAGTGGGTGTGGCAAGTCAACCGTGGTTGGATTGATACAAAGATTTTACGATGCAGAGAGTGGGTCAGTGAAGGTGGATGGTGTGGACATAAGGGAACTAGATGTTCAATGGTATAGGAGGCACACAGCCCTTGTTAGCCAAGAGCCCGTGATATATTCCGGTACCATTCGCGACAACATCATGTTTGGGAAGCTTGATGCCCCAGAGGATGAAGTTGTAAAGGCCGCCAGAGCAGCCAATGCCCACGAATTTATCTC GTCATTGAAGGACGGTTATAATACAGAGTGTGGTGAAAGAGGGGTGCAGTTATCAGGAGGGCAAAAGCAAAGAATAGCAATTGCAAGAGCAATACTTAGAAACCCAACAATACTATTGCTAGATGAGGCAACAAGTGCACTTGATGTGCAATCTGAGCACCTTGTGCAAGAAGCTTTGGACCGCATTATGGTGGGAAGGACAACAGTTGTGATAGCACATAGGCTTAACACCATCAAAAACCTTGAAATGATAGCATTTGTTGCAGATGGGAAGGTGGTGGAGAAAGGCACATATGCTCAGCTCAAGCACAAGCGTGGTGCCTTCTTTAACCTTGCCACCTGTCAAACTTAG
- the LOC18770843 gene encoding cytochrome B5-like protein encodes MMIAAVALVVVILLVAFILIPRGPKYGHTKKVDSNVTYDKPARMYTKAEVSLHNKRTDCWVIIKDKVYDVTSYVEEHPGGDAILDHAGDDSTEGFFGPQHATRVFDMINDFYIGDLKL; translated from the exons ATGATGATAGCTGCGGTCGCACTGGTTGTGGTTATTCTTCTGGTAGCTTTCATCTTGATCCCACGAGGCCCAAAATATg GGCATACAAAAAAAGTTGATTCAAATGTTACATATGATAAG CCAGCCAGAATGTATACTAAAGCTGAAGTCTCTTTGCATAATAAGAGAACAGATTGTTGGGTAATTATCAAAGACAAG gtATATGATGTTACCTCATATGTAGAGGAGCACCCAGGTGGTGATGCCATCTTAGATCATGCTGGGGATGACTCAACCGAAGGGTTTTTCGG GCCACAGCATGCTACCCGAGTGTTTGACATGATTAACGACTTTTATATCGGTGATCTGAAGCTGTGA
- the LOC18770146 gene encoding histidine-containing phosphotransfer protein 4, translated as MGSNPLRQQVASMRQSLFDEEILDTQFMQMEQLEDVDNPNFAEEVMTLYFRDSTKLIATVEQALEKPPYDVNKLDKSLHQLKGSSASVGANKVWIETNQMRESIKAGDLEGTKAQLQLIKLAHETLRGKVEPYFHLVRQVGPSETAQRPK; from the exons ATGGGGAGCAATCCCTTGCGCCAACAAGTTGCAAGCATGAGGCAATCTTTGTTTGatgag GAAATTCTGGACACGCAGTTTATGCAGATGGAGCAATTGGAAGATGTTGACAATCCCAACTTCGCAGAGGAGGTTATGACCTTGTACTTTAGGGACTCTACGAAACTGATAGCTACTGTGGAGCAAGCACT GGAGAAACCCCCCTATGATGTCAACAAGCTGGACAAGTCCCTCCATCAGCTCAAAGGTAGCAGCGCCAG CGTTGGTGCTAACAAGGTTTGGATCGAGACGAACCAGATGAGGGAAAGTATCAAGGCAGGGGACCTCGAAGG GACCAAGGCTCAGCTCCAGCTGATTAAGCTAGCTCATGAGACTCTAAGAGGGAAAGTAGAGCCTTACTTTCATCTGGTGCGACAAGTTGGACCTTCAGAGACTGCTCAGCGCCCCAAGTGA
- the LOC18770644 gene encoding uncharacterized protein LOC18770644, with the protein MSALDPVDSFLFSLSRAFCSPLAVFVQIQGCLICLILAFGWVCAAYVRNREIKRMKDSMQRGNSFAFLCHDITELEHSNQLKRPSVSVVMPLKGFGEHNLHNWRSQITSLYGGPLEFLFIVESTDDPAYRAVSMLLSELKDEVDAKVVVAGLSTTCSQKIHNQLVGVEKMHKDSKYVLFLDDDVRLHPGSIGALTAEMEKNPDIFIQTGYPLDLPSGSLGSYCIYEYHMPCSMGFATGGRTFFLWGGCMMMHANDFRLDRYGVVTGLKNGGYSDDMTLAAIAGAHKRLITSPPVAVFPHPLASDLSFSRYWNYLRKQTFVLESYTTKVNWIMNRALFTTHCYLSWGLVTPYLMAIVHITAALRMYIKGYSIEETTFTFGGLKLVSCLAACTLIELLSMWNLTRIEVHLCNMLSPEAPKLSLASYNWGLVFIAILVDNFLYPISAFRSHFTQSINWSGIRYHLKDGKIFKIERSKDMGPVYTDLGGKHLGKKGAPPKLSFLSSLARSLAQWRQPKKYDS; encoded by the exons GGATGTCTAATCTGTTTGATACTTGCTTTCGGATGGGTTTGTGCAGCTTATGTCAG GAATAGAGAGATTAAAAGGATGAAAGATAGCATGCAACGTGGAAATAGCTTTGCTTTCCTTTGCCATGATATCACTGAACTTGAGCACTCAAATCAGCTCAAACGGCCAAGCGTATCAGTTGTTATGCCTTTAAAGGGATTTGGAGAACACAATTTACACAATTGGAGAAGCCAG ATCACTTCTCTCTATGGTGGTCCCTTAGAATTTCTCTTTATCGTGGAAAGTACAGACGACCCTGCTTACCGTGCAGTATCTATGTTACTATCTGAGCTTAAG GATGAGGTTGATGCTAAGGTTGTTGTAGCTGGCCTTTCAACAACCTGTAGTCAGAAAATTCACAACCAATTG GTTGGAGTGGAGAAAATGCACAAAGACAGCAAGtatgtattatttttggaTGATGATGTCAGGCTTCACCCTGGGTCAATTGGAGCCCTAACAGCTGAGATGGAGAAAAATCCTGac ATATTTATCCAAACTGGATACCCTCTTGATTTGCCATCGGGAAGCTTAGGGAGTTACTGCATTTATGAATATCATATG CCTTGCTCAATGGGCTTTGCTACTGGTGGAAGGACATTCTTTCTGTGGGGAGGGTGCATGATG ATGCATGCAAATGATTTTAGACTTGATCGCTATGGCGTGGTCACAGGACTTAAAAATGGTGGTTACTCGGATGATATGACTCTTGCAGCTATAGCCG GAGCTCATAAGAGGCTGATCACGTCACCCCCAGTCGCCGTGTTTCCTCATCCACTTGCAAGTGATCTTAGTTTTTCGAG GTATTGGAATTACTTGAGGAAGCAGACATTTGTATTGGAATCATATACAACCAAAGTTAACTGGATAATGAACCGTGCATTGTTTACCACCCACTGCTATCTCTCATGGGGATTGGTAACACCATACTTAATGGCCATTGTTCATATCACCGCAGCCCTGAGAATGTATATTAAGGGGTATTCAATCGAGGAAACAACCTTCACTTTTGGTG GATTGAAACTGGTAAGCTGCCTGGCTGCATGCACATTGATCGAACTTCTTTCAATGTGGAACTTGACCAGGATAGAAGTTCATCTATGCAACATGTTATCACCAGAGGCACCTAAACTCTCACTTGCTTCTTACAACTGGGGACTT GTATTTATTGCAATTCTAGtagataattttttatacCCCATCTCTGCCTTCCGTTCACATTTCACCCAGTCAATAAATTGGTCTGGCATTCGATACCACTTAAAGGATGGGAAGATATTCAAG ATTGAACGAAGCAAGGATATGGGTCCAGTATATACTGATTTGGGAGGAAAGCATTTAGGAAAGAAAGGAGCTCCTCCAAAATTGTCATTCCTCAGCTCTTTGGCCAGAAGTTTGGCACAATGGCGTCAGCCCAAGAAATATGATAGCTAG